One Salvelinus fontinalis isolate EN_2023a chromosome 11, ASM2944872v1, whole genome shotgun sequence DNA window includes the following coding sequences:
- the LOC129865157 gene encoding serine/threonine-protein phosphatase 6 regulatory subunit 2-like — MFWKFDLHTTSHIDQLLDREDVTLRELMEEDDVLQECKAQNRRLLLFLSQDHCMTELVNLITTEPPADLEEKSRFKFPNIACELLTSDVSLINDKLGGDESLLETLYHFLEQDPPLNPLLASFFSKTIGNLIARKTEQVISFLRKKDGFIGLVLKHIDASAMMDLLLRLISCVEPAPLRQEVLNWLSEEKLIQRLTELIHTGKDEERQSNASQTLCDIIRLSRDQANQMQENVETDPLLAVLESRESVAGLLKTMFEGERSEASIVNGTQVLLTLLETRRSGLEGLMDLYSQGYERSYTVNSSILHAIEPHLKDFQQLLLNPPKKSAILTTVGLLEEPLGNARLHVARLVAALLQTSAPSVCQELCKLTTMDQLLDLFFKYSWNNFLHFQVELCVASILNHSVPEERPIPGLQNHEEKPPAGPENQGEAGGEAGEPATASDSVEETTLHNTLVAHLFQKCRLVQRILDAWEENDQIQAEGGARRGNMGHLTRMANMVVQNLEKGPVQSQISDLIKELPEDCRGRWESFVDETLRETNRRNTVELVSTHNLHSSSEDDDMESPFPNDLSLQQAFSDYQIQQMTANFVDQFGFNDEEFSEHDENINATFDRIAEINFNLDADDNSANATAFEACCKERIRQFDDAEEEDDIWEEKEINYATQVKSRTRFGVSHTSESSLENGGRERDRGSGSDEDDDSIQSASDPGSLEESKDNTPSTPGNQSATCPSWTARFGEAGGNSSSPGPAGWDSPGGSGGDKQEAGWANFTEFQPFSSPEAVPRCSSPVGSSDTDKLGLDKSGASPSPGGVWPVGEGRKAPLVASDSSSDSEDDDKTAAAETTSSDANKKAEVKSEENPIPLEKLSLTDTLKSPPKAQLAADTPPASAPTPQTDKENPPQCSEMPAVNGPV, encoded by the exons ATGTTCTGGAAGTTTGACCTGCACACCACGTCCCACATCGACCAGCTGCTGGACCGGGAGGACGTGACTTTGCGGGAGCTCATGGAGGAGGATGATGTCCTGCAGGAGTGCAAGGCCCAGAACCGCCGGCTGCTGCTCTTCCTCTCCCAGGACCACTGCATGACAGAGCTGGTCAACCTCATCACCACAGAGCCCCCTGCTGACCTAGAGGAGAAGAGCCGCTTTAA GTTCCCTAACATCGCCTGTGAGCTCTTGACATCAGACGTGTCCCTCATCAACGACAAGTTGGGCGGGGACGAGTCACTCCTGGAGACTCTCTACCACTTCCTGGAGCAGGACCCGCCCCTCAACCCGCTACTAGCCAGCTTCTTCAGCAAGACCATTGGCAACCTCATCGCAAGGAAAACAGAACAG GTAATCTCCTTTCTGAGGAAAAAGGATGGCTTCATCGGCCTGGTGCTGAAACACATTGACGCTTCCGCCATGATGGACCTGCTGCTTCGCCTCATCAGCTGTGTGGAGCCTGCCCCCTTGAGACAAGAGGTCCTCAAT TGGCTGAGCGAAGAGAAGCTGATTCAGAGACTCACAGAGCTCATCCATACAGGCAAAGACGAGGAA AGACAATCAAATGCGTCTCAGACGCTTTGTGACATCATCCGCCTTAGTCGAGACCAGGCCAATCAGATGCAGGAGAACGTCGAGACCGACCCCTTATTGGCTGTTCTAGAGTCGCGGGAGAGCGTAGCGGGGCTCCTGAAGACCATGTTTGAGGGGGAGAGGAGTGAGGCCTCCATTGTCAACGGAACTCAAGTGCTACTTACcttactggagaccaggaggtcCGG gTTGGAAGGGCTGATGGATCTCTATTCTCAGGGATATGAAAGGTCTTACACTGTCAACAGCAGTATTCTACATGCCATTGAGCCCCATCTAAAGGACTTCCAGCAGCTTCTCCTGAATCCCCCCAAG aaaaGTGCAATACTGACGACCGTTGGCCTTCTGGAGGAGCCGCTGGGGAACGCCCGCCTTCACGTGGCCCGGCTGGTGGCCGCCCTGCTGCAGACCAGCGCCCCCAGTGTCTGTCAGGAGCTCTGCAAGCTCACCACCATGGACCAGCTACTG GACCTGTTCTTCAAGTACTCATGGAATAACTTCTTGCACTTCCAAGTGGAGCTGTGTGTGGCGTCCATCCTGAACCACTCTGTCCCAGAGGAGCGGCCCATCCCGGGCCTCCAGAACCACGAGGAGAAGCCCCCAGCAGGCCCAGAGAACCAGGGGGAGGCAGGAGGTGAAGCTGGGGAGCCAGCCACGGCCAGTGACTCAGTGGAGGAGACCACCCTTCACAACACCCTGGTGGCACAT CTCTTCCAGAAGTGTCGGTTGGTACAGAGGATCCTGGACGCCTGGGAGGAGAACGATCAAATACA GGCGGAGGGCGGCGCTAGGAGAGGTAACATGGGTCACCTGACCAGGATGGCCAACATGGTGGTACAGAACCTAGAGAAAGGACCAGTCCAGTCCCAGATCAGTGACCTCatcaaag AGTTGCCAGAGGACTGCAGAGGACGCTGGGAGAGCTTTGTGGATGAGACTCTGAGAGAGACCAACAGGAGAAACACAGTGGAACTG GTGAGCACCCATAACCTGCACTCCTCCAGTGAAGATGATGATATGGAGAGTCCCTTCCCCAACGATCTGTCACTCCAACAG GCTTTCTCAGACTATCAGATCCAGCAGATGACTGCCAACTTTGTGGATCAGTTTGGGTTCAACGATGAGGAGTTCAGTGAGCATGATGAAAACATCAA TGCCACATTTGACCGGATTGCAGAAATAAACTTCAATCTAGATGCTGATGATAATAGT GCCAACGCTACTGCCTTTGAGGCCTGCTGTAAAGAGAGGATACGTCAGTTTGACGATGCTGAAGAGGAGGACGACATttgggaggagaaggagattAACTATGCAACACAAGTCAAATCCAGAACAAG gtttgGGGTGTCCCACACCTCAGAGAGCAGTCTGGAGAACGGGGGTCGGGAGCGGGACCGCGGGTCGGGTTCTGACGAGGACGACGACTCCATACAGAGCGCCTCAGATCCAGGCAGCCTGGAGGAGAGCAAGGACAACACTCCCAGTACTCCTGGCAATCAATCAGCTACTT GTCCAAGCTGGACAGCGCGTTTCGGGGAAGCTGGGGGTAACTCGTCCTCTCCGGGTCCTGCAGGCTGGGATTCCCcaggggggagtggaggagacaaACAGGAGGCAGGTTGGGCCAACTTCACGGAGTTCCAACCTTTCAGCAG CCCAGAGGCTGTCCCCAGATGCAGCTCTCCCGTAGGCAGCAGTGACACAGACAAACTGGGTCTGGACAAGAGTG GTGCGAGCCCCTCTCCCGGTGGTGTGTGGCCAGTGGGTGAGGGTAGGAAGGCTCCCCTCGTAGCCTCAGATAGCAGCTCCGACAGCGAGGACGATGACAAGACTGCCGCCGCGGAAACCACCAGCTCAGACGCCAACAAGAAAGCTGAAGTCAAAAG TGAGGAGAACCCCATCCCTCTGGAAAAACTGTCCCTCACAGACACTCTCAAGTCCCCCCCAAAGGCACAGCTTGCAGCAGACACACCGCCAGCCTCGGCCCCCACCCCTCAGACAGACAA AGAGAATCCACCCCAGTGCTCAGAGATGCCAGCAGTCAACGGGCCTGTCTGA